In Intestinibacillus sp. Marseille-P6563, a single genomic region encodes these proteins:
- a CDS encoding CYTH domain-containing protein, protein MEREFKWKANAKDFESILRYLNLSEIAPLEMRADYYDTSDRLLRARKIALRMRYEGDTRMCCLKLRDASNDGLHVHEEYECPAATLSEGLQALTAQGAPTDLCSALRNTALDAVCQTKFLRRRAIWSDPMFTAELSFDFGTLGCAGHEITVSEIECEQKSGDDAAFEEACQLIAHRFSLKPEARSKLSRALDLERKQP, encoded by the coding sequence AAGGATTTTGAGAGTATCCTGCGCTATCTCAATCTCTCCGAAATCGCTCCGCTGGAAATGCGGGCCGATTATTATGATACGAGCGACCGCTTGCTGCGGGCACGCAAGATCGCTCTGCGCATGCGCTACGAAGGCGACACCCGGATGTGCTGCCTGAAACTCCGCGACGCTTCGAACGATGGTCTGCATGTGCACGAGGAATACGAATGCCCGGCCGCTACTTTATCCGAAGGGCTGCAAGCCCTGACGGCGCAAGGTGCACCCACCGACCTGTGTTCTGCCCTGCGCAATACGGCGCTGGACGCGGTCTGTCAAACCAAGTTCCTTCGTCGGCGCGCGATTTGGAGCGACCCAATGTTTACAGCCGAACTCAGCTTTGATTTTGGCACGCTGGGCTGCGCGGGTCATGAAATCACGGTCAGCGAGATCGAATGCGAACAAAAATCTGGGGACGATGCCGCCTTTGAAGAAGCTTGTCAATTGATCGCCCATCGTTTTTCGCTCAAACCCGAGGCGCGCAGCAAATTATCCCGCGCGCTGGATTTGGAAC